The DNA sequence AGTGGCGTGCCGTCATCCGTCATCGGTATCGTCTCCCGCTACATTCACAGCCACGCTTCGATTATGCACATCGACGATTACGAGCAGGCGAAGGCATTGTTGACGGCCGTCGTCAAATCGCTCGATAAAAGTGCGGTTGAAACGATTAAGAACAGTTAATTTTACCCAGATGCCATCATATTAAAAAGCTGGCGCGAACGGTTCAGTCTCCTTTCGGCCAGCTATTTTTGTTACGTATTTTTATTAGACGATTTGAAAGGCTGGGCTCGCGTAACTCGAGCGAAACCTGCCTAGAAATGATTGTAACCGCTCGGTTTTTGGGTTTTCTATAAGGTTGCGGGGAGCGCCTTGTTCGACGATGTGGCCCCCGTCTACAAAAATAATGCGATCCGCGACTTCAATAGCGAAATCCATTTCATGTGTCACTAATAACATCGTCATCTGGCTACTCGCGGCTAAATCTTTAATGACTGCTAGCACTTCTCCGACGAGCTCTGGATCGAGTGCGGACGTCACTTCGTCAAACAACATCACCTTCGGTTGTAACACAACGGCGCGGGCGATCGCTACGCGCTGTTGTTGCCCGCCGGAAAGCTGCCGCGGGTAACATGTTGCTTTGTCTGCGAGCCCGACCTTTTCGAGCATGTCGAAAGCTCTTTTTTGTGCTTCCTGTTTGGACAGTCCTAACACGCGGGTAAGTGCAGCGGTAATATTGTGTTGGACAGTCATATGGGGGA is a window from the Numidum massiliense genome containing:
- the ehuA gene encoding ectoine/hydroxyectoine ABC transporter ATP-binding protein EhuA — protein: MVRYTHVKKTFGETEVLKGVNLEVATGEKVAIIGPSGSGKTTLIRMLMTLEQPTSGTIEVDGERLWHRPADGKPAPANEKHLRAMRSKIGMVFQQYNLFPHMTVQHNITAALTRVLGLSKQEAQKRAFDMLEKVGLADKATCYPRQLSGGQQQRVAIARAVVLQPKVMLFDEVTSALDPELVGEVLAVIKDLAASSQMTMLLVTHEMDFAIEVADRIIFVDGGHIVEQGAPRNLIENPKTERLQSFLGRFRSSYASPAFQIV